The following proteins are encoded in a genomic region of Nocardioides renjunii:
- a CDS encoding class I SAM-dependent methyltransferase → MAFRGWARTWAGGSVSTAVARLNARHPWSHNDWFHGWILANLPEQRRAALDVGCGQGGLVAALAPHFGRVVGNDADPAMAREAAARCRGAANVSVEDGAWTDVGGPFDLVTMVAVLHHLDVPTALAEVRELLAPGGRFLAVGLAQSQSVTDHVWDAASILTNPAIGFVLHPWPAREGVRPPALPGAGADDDVRRAPRSRHGRDAGRDDAAPPGLPAHDRVDQAVLRPDLHRRPVRGGQRPRQPRGGAGGA, encoded by the coding sequence GTGGCGTTCCGAGGATGGGCGAGGACGTGGGCGGGCGGCTCCGTGTCGACCGCGGTGGCGCGCCTCAACGCGCGGCACCCGTGGAGCCACAACGACTGGTTCCACGGCTGGATCCTCGCGAACCTCCCCGAGCAGCGCCGAGCCGCCCTGGACGTCGGTTGTGGCCAGGGCGGGCTGGTGGCCGCCCTGGCACCGCACTTCGGTCGCGTCGTGGGCAACGACGCCGACCCGGCCATGGCGCGCGAGGCCGCCGCGCGCTGTCGCGGCGCGGCCAACGTCTCCGTCGAGGACGGTGCGTGGACCGACGTGGGGGGTCCCTTCGACCTGGTCACGATGGTCGCCGTCCTGCACCACCTCGACGTCCCGACGGCCCTCGCCGAGGTGCGCGAGCTCCTCGCGCCGGGGGGACGGTTCCTGGCGGTCGGGCTGGCGCAGTCGCAGAGCGTGACCGACCACGTCTGGGACGCCGCGTCGATCCTGACGAACCCGGCGATCGGCTTCGTGCTCCACCCGTGGCCCGCGCGCGAGGGTGTCCGGCCCCCCGCCCTACCCGGTGCGGGAGCCGACGATGACGTACGACGAGCTCCACGGTCACGTCACGGCCGCGATGCCGGGCGCGACGATGCGGCACCGCCTGGCCTTCCGGCACACGATCGAGTGGACCAGGCCGTCCTGAGGCCTGACCTCCACCGGCGACCGGTGCGGGGCGGGCAACGGCCCCGCCAACCACGGGGGGGAGCCGGCGGGGCCTGA
- a CDS encoding ABC transporter ATP-binding protein, with translation MSPSTAVPPRLEISGLTLGYGDREVIHGLDLVIAPGEVTAIVGPNACGKSTLLRSMTRLLPPRAGRVVLDAESVHAMPAKQLARRLGLLPQSPIAPEGITVGDLVGRGRHPHQRAFARWSAADDRAVAAALEATDTAELVDRAVDELSGGQRQRVWIAMALAQESEVLLLDEPTTFLDVSHQVEVLDLLTDLNRAKGTTIVMVLHDLNLAARYADHLVALQDGRLYAAGHPRDVLVPDLVEDVFGLSSTIIDDPVSGRPLMIPIGRHGVLAQRGGSTDRRIDRPRGGY, from the coding sequence GTGAGCCCGTCGACAGCTGTCCCGCCCCGCCTGGAGATCTCCGGGCTCACGCTCGGCTACGGCGACCGCGAGGTCATCCACGGCCTCGACCTCGTCATCGCGCCGGGGGAGGTGACCGCCATCGTGGGTCCCAACGCGTGCGGCAAGTCCACCCTGCTGCGGTCGATGACCCGCCTGCTGCCGCCGCGCGCGGGCCGGGTCGTCCTCGACGCGGAGTCGGTGCACGCCATGCCCGCCAAGCAGCTCGCCCGACGCCTCGGCCTGCTGCCGCAGTCGCCCATCGCGCCGGAGGGCATCACCGTCGGCGACCTGGTCGGTCGCGGACGCCACCCCCACCAGCGGGCGTTCGCCCGGTGGTCGGCGGCCGACGACCGCGCGGTCGCGGCGGCGCTCGAGGCGACCGACACCGCCGAGCTCGTCGACCGGGCCGTCGACGAGCTCTCCGGCGGCCAGCGCCAGCGGGTCTGGATCGCGATGGCCCTGGCCCAGGAGTCGGAGGTCCTGCTCCTCGACGAGCCCACGACCTTCCTCGACGTCAGCCACCAGGTGGAGGTGCTCGACCTGCTCACCGACCTCAACCGGGCCAAGGGCACGACCATCGTCATGGTCCTGCACGACCTCAACCTCGCGGCCCGCTACGCCGACCACCTCGTCGCCCTGCAGGACGGACGGCTGTACGCCGCCGGCCACCCGCGCGACGTGCTCGTGCCGGACCTCGTGGAGGACGTCTTCGGCCTGTCGAGCACGATCATCGACGACCCGGTGTCGGGCCGCCCCCTGATGATCCCCATCGGCCGGCATGGCGTCCTGGCCCAGCGCGGCGGGTCCACCGACCGGCGGATCGACAGGCCGCGGGGTGGGTACTGA
- a CDS encoding FecCD family ABC transporter permease — MSAPQSTDQRPPGLADPAPAVLDRVRAGRRARRRRRATAIGVLAALVAAAYAGSLMLGPTVYPPSDVLAVVLGQEPPGAQFVVGRLRLPRASLAVLVGPAFGLAGATFQTLLRNPLASPDIIGVTEGASAAAAVAIVSFSLSGLLVSWLAVAAGIGVALTIYLLAYRRGVAAGTRFVLIGIGVALMMQSVISWQLERARNFELAEAMRWLTGSLNGALWRDNLLVLAALLVLGTAILLQARSLDASQLGDDTASALGVRVERLRLLAIVSAVGLVCFATAASGPIAFLAFLCGPIAARIVGPRGSLLVPAALVGALLTLVADFVGQHAFGTRMPVGVVTGILGAPYLIYLIVRVNRVGGTV; from the coding sequence GTGAGCGCGCCGCAGAGCACCGACCAGCGACCCCCCGGGCTGGCCGACCCGGCGCCCGCCGTGCTCGACCGCGTCCGCGCGGGTCGACGGGCGCGACGGCGTCGGCGTGCCACGGCGATCGGCGTGCTGGCAGCGCTCGTCGCGGCGGCGTACGCCGGCAGCCTGATGCTCGGCCCCACCGTCTACCCGCCCTCCGACGTCCTCGCGGTGGTCCTCGGGCAGGAACCGCCGGGTGCCCAGTTCGTCGTCGGCCGCCTGCGCCTGCCGCGCGCGTCGCTGGCCGTGCTCGTCGGGCCGGCCTTCGGCCTCGCCGGCGCCACCTTCCAGACGCTGCTGCGCAACCCGCTCGCAAGCCCCGACATCATCGGCGTCACCGAGGGCGCGAGCGCCGCGGCCGCGGTGGCGATCGTGAGCTTCTCGCTCAGCGGGCTGCTGGTCTCGTGGCTGGCGGTCGCCGCCGGGATCGGGGTCGCCCTGACCATCTACCTGCTGGCCTACCGCCGCGGGGTCGCCGCCGGCACCCGCTTCGTCCTCATCGGCATCGGCGTCGCCCTGATGATGCAGAGCGTCATCTCCTGGCAGCTCGAGCGCGCCCGCAACTTCGAGCTCGCCGAGGCGATGCGGTGGTTGACCGGCAGCCTCAACGGCGCCCTGTGGCGCGACAACCTGCTCGTCCTGGCCGCGCTGCTGGTGCTCGGGACGGCGATCCTCCTGCAGGCCAGGAGCCTGGACGCCTCGCAGCTCGGCGACGACACCGCGTCCGCCCTGGGCGTCCGCGTCGAGCGGCTCCGACTGCTGGCCATCGTCTCGGCCGTGGGCCTGGTCTGCTTCGCGACGGCGGCGTCCGGGCCGATCGCGTTCCTCGCGTTCCTCTGCGGGCCCATCGCGGCGAGGATCGTCGGGCCGCGCGGCTCGTTGCTCGTGCCGGCGGCGCTGGTCGGCGCGCTGCTCACCCTCGTCGCGGACTTCGTCGGGCAGCACGCCTTCGGCACCCGCATGCCCGTCGGTGTCGTCACCGGCATCCTCGGGGCGCCCTACCTGATCTACCTCATCGTCCGCGTCAACCGAGTCGGAGGCACCGTGTGA
- a CDS encoding FecCD family ABC transporter permease, which translates to MSTTAPATRTPVGPAAPLQRTRRARGAWLLASVAVLVVACAASVVLGSRDVDWADIWAGLTGDTDGFAQAAVAKRVPRTALAVVAGAALAVCGLVLQGITRNPLADPGILGVNAGASLAVAVGIAWFGLSTATGYIWVAILGAAVTSLFVWTIGSLGRGGTTPLKLTLAGAATTATLTSFITAVVLPRPDISENVVSWQIGGVGGATDDKLWQMAPFLLAGGLLCAWCSRGLDMLGLGDELAAGLGEQVARTRLLAALGAVTLAGATTAVTGPVAFVGLVVPHFFRILIGVDHRWLMPFSAVGGAVLLVVADVLGRVVAPPSEVDVGIITAIVGGPVFIAAVRRGRVREL; encoded by the coding sequence GTGAGCACCACCGCCCCGGCCACCCGTACGCCCGTCGGGCCCGCTGCACCCCTGCAGCGGACCCGGCGGGCGCGCGGTGCGTGGCTGCTCGCCTCCGTCGCGGTGCTGGTCGTGGCGTGCGCTGCCTCGGTCGTCCTCGGGTCCCGCGACGTCGACTGGGCCGACATCTGGGCCGGCCTGACGGGCGACACCGACGGCTTCGCCCAGGCGGCAGTCGCCAAGCGCGTCCCCCGTACGGCCCTCGCCGTCGTGGCGGGCGCCGCGCTCGCCGTGTGCGGGCTGGTCCTGCAGGGCATCACCCGCAACCCGCTCGCGGACCCCGGCATCCTCGGGGTCAACGCCGGAGCGTCCCTCGCGGTGGCGGTCGGCATCGCCTGGTTCGGGCTGTCGACGGCCACCGGCTACATCTGGGTCGCCATCCTCGGGGCCGCCGTGACCTCCCTCTTCGTGTGGACCATCGGCTCGCTCGGGCGGGGCGGGACGACACCCCTCAAGCTGACCCTCGCCGGCGCCGCGACCACCGCGACGCTCACGTCGTTCATCACCGCCGTGGTCCTGCCGCGCCCGGACATCTCCGAGAACGTCGTCTCGTGGCAGATCGGCGGCGTGGGCGGTGCCACCGACGACAAGCTGTGGCAGATGGCGCCGTTCCTCCTCGCCGGCGGCCTGCTGTGCGCCTGGTGCTCGCGCGGCCTCGACATGCTGGGCCTCGGCGACGAGCTCGCCGCCGGGCTGGGTGAGCAGGTGGCGCGCACGCGGCTGCTGGCCGCGCTGGGCGCGGTGACGCTCGCCGGGGCGACCACGGCCGTGACGGGTCCGGTCGCGTTCGTCGGGCTCGTCGTCCCGCACTTCTTCCGGATCCTGATCGGCGTCGACCACCGGTGGCTCATGCCCTTCAGCGCCGTCGGCGGCGCCGTCCTGCTCGTGGTGGCCGACGTCCTGGGCCGGGTGGTCGCACCGCCGTCGGAGGTCGACGTCGGCATCATCACCGCCATCGTCGGCGGTCCTGTCTTCATCGCCGCCGTCCGGCGGGGCCGGGTGCGCGAGCTGTGA
- a CDS encoding iron-siderophore ABC transporter substrate-binding protein, with product MKKLAAPAAAVLLSLSLAACGDEAASDDTASDDGGSSAAEWEPVTITHAYGETVIEEKPERVATIDFANQEVPLALGVVPVGMSEMTWGDDDGDGVQPWTEEKLEELGAETPVLFDETDGYDFEAIAGTEPDVILAGYSGMTEDDYDTLSEIAPVVAFPDDPWATEWRDSLMQNARGLGMEEEGEQLVADVEQSIEDAVAAHPELEGATGMFLTHVDPADLSEVNFYSAADTRSKYLTDLGMEIAPSVVEATGDSGDYAGSISAERADELADADVIITYGGDELIDALEGDPVLSQLPAVKNKAIVNLDGTKPIGTGANPTPLSVPYLVEEYVGLLAEAAAYTNE from the coding sequence ATGAAGAAGCTGGCGGCACCGGCCGCAGCGGTCCTGCTCTCCCTCAGCCTCGCCGCGTGCGGCGACGAGGCGGCCTCCGACGACACGGCCTCCGACGACGGCGGCTCCAGCGCCGCCGAGTGGGAGCCCGTCACCATCACGCACGCCTACGGCGAGACCGTGATCGAGGAGAAGCCGGAGCGCGTCGCCACGATCGACTTCGCCAACCAGGAGGTGCCCTTGGCCCTCGGCGTCGTGCCCGTCGGCATGTCCGAGATGACGTGGGGCGACGACGACGGCGACGGCGTCCAGCCGTGGACCGAGGAGAAGCTCGAGGAGCTCGGCGCCGAGACCCCGGTGCTCTTCGACGAGACTGACGGCTACGACTTCGAGGCCATCGCCGGCACCGAGCCCGACGTCATCCTCGCCGGCTACTCCGGGATGACGGAGGACGACTACGACACGCTGAGCGAGATCGCTCCCGTCGTCGCCTTCCCGGACGACCCGTGGGCGACCGAGTGGCGCGACTCGCTCATGCAGAACGCCCGCGGCCTCGGCATGGAGGAGGAGGGCGAGCAGCTCGTCGCCGACGTCGAGCAGTCGATCGAGGACGCCGTCGCCGCGCACCCCGAGCTCGAGGGTGCCACCGGCATGTTCCTCACTCACGTCGACCCGGCCGACCTCAGCGAGGTCAACTTCTACAGCGCCGCCGACACGCGCTCGAAGTACCTCACCGACCTCGGCATGGAGATCGCGCCGAGCGTCGTCGAGGCCACCGGCGACAGCGGTGACTACGCCGGCTCGATCAGCGCCGAGCGCGCGGACGAGCTGGCCGACGCCGACGTGATCATCACCTACGGCGGCGACGAGCTCATCGACGCGCTCGAGGGCGACCCGGTCCTGTCCCAGCTCCCTGCGGTGAAGAACAAGGCCATCGTCAACCTCGACGGCACCAAGCCGATCGGCACGGGCGCCAACCCGACGCCGCTGTCGGTGCCCTACCTCGTCGAGGAGTACGTCGGCCTGCTCGCCGAGGCAGCCGCCTACACCAACGAGTGA
- a CDS encoding GNAT family N-acetyltransferase: MPVPSPPLAGLDCRGLRLADQSSVAALVAASERYAFGHPVTTPLDLVSRWQRPGFDLPGSSLGYFDGAVPVAFGELGSSADLVVHVSPLRRGEGLGSDLAEWGEAVARRRGFSTLRQMTAASDVAAAAALAERQYVRGDTTWILVAGAPEDAPPAAPDLVVRPPRTDQRAVADRLLERHGDLAVRRAPDLGGRLVVTGHDPWELSAESVQVATVDERVVGACVAEDAGSICWIRQLSVDTDHRGRGIARMLLLATLRAAAGRGRERVSLVLPSGPHLPSLHDWPGLVVAAELWAWRRPLFVR; encoded by the coding sequence GTGCCCGTTCCCTCACCCCCTCTCGCCGGCCTCGACTGTCGCGGGCTGAGGCTGGCTGACCAGTCCTCCGTCGCGGCCCTCGTCGCGGCGTCGGAGCGGTACGCGTTCGGGCACCCCGTCACCACCCCTCTCGACCTCGTGTCCCGGTGGCAACGACCCGGCTTCGACCTGCCCGGCAGCAGCCTCGGCTACTTCGACGGCGCGGTGCCGGTCGCGTTCGGCGAGCTCGGGTCGTCGGCCGACCTGGTCGTCCACGTGTCGCCCCTGCGCCGGGGGGAGGGGCTCGGCAGCGACCTCGCCGAGTGGGGGGAGGCCGTCGCCCGCCGCCGTGGCTTCTCGACCCTGCGCCAGATGACCGCTGCCTCCGACGTGGCGGCGGCCGCCGCCCTCGCCGAGCGCCAGTACGTCCGCGGTGACACGACCTGGATCCTGGTCGCGGGCGCGCCCGAGGACGCGCCTCCCGCCGCCCCCGACCTCGTCGTGCGCCCGCCACGCACGGACCAGCGCGCGGTGGCCGACCGCCTCCTCGAGCGCCACGGCGACCTCGCGGTGCGCCGAGCACCGGACCTCGGCGGCCGGCTGGTGGTGACGGGCCACGACCCGTGGGAGCTGTCCGCGGAGTCGGTGCAGGTGGCCACGGTCGACGAACGGGTCGTCGGCGCCTGCGTCGCCGAGGACGCGGGCAGCATCTGCTGGATCCGCCAGCTGTCGGTCGACACCGACCACCGGGGGCGCGGGATCGCGCGCATGCTCCTGCTGGCGACCCTCCGGGCCGCGGCGGGACGCGGCCGCGAGCGCGTCAGCCTCGTGCTGCCCTCCGGCCCGCACCTGCCGTCGCTCCACGACTGGCCCGGCCTCGTGGTCGCCGCCGAGCTGTGGGCCTGGCGCCGTCCCCTGTTCGTCCGCTGA
- a CDS encoding LuxR C-terminal-related transcriptional regulator, with the protein MTGHHDAVWLDERHRSLLVEVLRSRSSSLAELTRPDLGGDVLTSLHRLRDAGFVEIDGDVVTAVPPDAAVAGVATAALGRQRESLAALTRLVRQLPSMSRAWDMGQTPHDYDVRGEVIEGDERATQRWASVTQQRPPLDPGVAYGHFGPVHEQLLPHLAAAGAASQEAGARMRVILPADQLGDTANREACDTLVASGVDVRLATTVPTWLYVDSGVMAGIPLRWGAPGPHGFVLVYDPALIDAVGSIFDRWWTSATPWPMEPAGWLPVMRLLARGRTDEQVAAILGMGVRTVRRRIAEAMTHFGVSSRFELGMHWAQRSRPHNHVALDLDMGQLPARPVDRPAQSLP; encoded by the coding sequence GTGACCGGACACCACGACGCCGTGTGGCTCGACGAGCGGCACCGCTCCCTCCTGGTGGAGGTGCTGCGGTCGCGCTCGTCGTCACTGGCCGAGCTCACCCGGCCCGACCTCGGCGGCGACGTGCTGACCAGCCTGCACCGCCTCCGCGACGCCGGCTTCGTCGAGATCGACGGCGACGTGGTGACCGCGGTCCCTCCCGACGCGGCGGTGGCCGGGGTCGCGACCGCGGCTCTGGGGCGCCAGCGGGAGTCGCTCGCGGCGCTCACCCGGCTGGTGCGGCAGCTGCCCTCGATGTCGCGGGCCTGGGACATGGGCCAGACCCCCCACGACTACGACGTGCGCGGCGAGGTGATCGAGGGCGACGAGCGCGCCACGCAGCGCTGGGCGAGCGTGACCCAGCAGCGACCGCCGCTCGACCCGGGCGTGGCCTACGGCCACTTCGGCCCCGTGCACGAGCAGCTGCTGCCCCACCTCGCCGCCGCCGGCGCCGCCTCGCAGGAGGCGGGCGCCCGGATGCGGGTCATCCTCCCGGCCGACCAGCTCGGTGACACGGCCAACCGCGAGGCCTGCGACACGCTCGTCGCGTCGGGCGTCGACGTACGCCTCGCGACGACGGTGCCCACGTGGCTCTACGTCGACTCCGGCGTGATGGCCGGGATCCCGCTCCGCTGGGGGGCGCCGGGGCCGCACGGGTTCGTGCTGGTCTACGACCCGGCCCTCATCGACGCCGTGGGCTCGATCTTCGACCGCTGGTGGACCTCGGCGACGCCGTGGCCGATGGAGCCGGCGGGGTGGCTGCCGGTGATGCGCCTGCTCGCCCGGGGCCGCACCGACGAGCAGGTCGCCGCCATCCTCGGCATGGGCGTGCGCACCGTGCGTCGCCGGATCGCGGAGGCGATGACCCACTTCGGCGTCTCCTCGCGCTTCGAGCTCGGGATGCACTGGGCGCAGCGCTCGCGACCGCACAACCACGTGGCGCTGGACCTCGACATGGGCCAGCTCCCGGCCCGGCCGGTGGACCGGCCGGCGCAGTCGTTGCCATGA
- the yczE gene encoding membrane protein YczE, giving the protein MEHDDGEACPAGSPAGRASLVDLGPVEQLRAGRLGARLLRLYAGLAVYGASLTVMVRADLGLAPWDVLQSGITRYVPLTLGQAVVAVSFVVLLLWVPLREKPGLGTLSNAVVVGVVCDLTMPLIDRPDHLAARLLMMLLGVAMCGLATALYIGAQLGRGPRDGLMTGLARRTGLSLRLVRTGLEVAVVAVGLLLGGVIGPGTVVFAVTIGPVTQALLPRFTVSLRAPQRPRRTGER; this is encoded by the coding sequence GTGGAGCACGACGACGGCGAGGCGTGCCCCGCCGGCAGCCCCGCCGGCAGGGCGTCGCTCGTCGACCTGGGCCCCGTCGAGCAGCTGCGCGCCGGACGCCTCGGCGCCCGGCTCCTCCGGCTGTACGCGGGGCTGGCGGTCTACGGCGCCTCGCTCACCGTGATGGTCCGTGCCGACCTCGGCCTCGCGCCCTGGGACGTCCTCCAGTCGGGCATCACCCGCTACGTGCCCCTGACGCTCGGGCAGGCCGTCGTGGCGGTCAGCTTCGTCGTGCTGCTGCTGTGGGTCCCGCTGAGGGAGAAGCCCGGCCTCGGCACGCTGTCCAACGCCGTCGTCGTCGGGGTCGTCTGCGACCTCACCATGCCGCTGATCGACCGGCCGGACCACCTGGCCGCACGCCTCCTGATGATGCTGCTCGGCGTCGCGATGTGCGGGCTCGCCACCGCCCTCTACATCGGGGCGCAGCTCGGGCGCGGTCCCCGGGACGGGCTGATGACCGGCCTGGCCCGCCGCACGGGGCTGTCCCTGCGACTGGTGCGCACCGGGCTCGAGGTCGCGGTGGTGGCCGTCGGGCTGCTGCTGGGCGGGGTGATCGGTCCCGGCACGGTGGTCTTCGCGGTGACGATCGGGCCGGTCACCCAGGCGCTGCTGCCCCGCTTCACCGTCTCGCTGCGCGCACCGCAGCGACCGCGGCGCACCGGCGAGCGGTAG
- a CDS encoding 4-hydroxyphenylacetate 3-hydroxylase family protein, whose product MDTLTASATHEGAPSVNPAAGSPANRRQSFASRPMTGDEYVESLRDDREIHLGGERVADVTTHPAFRNPVRMTARLYDALHTGPHVDELTVPTDTGSGGVTMPFFRTPTSSADLLRERDAIARWARMTWGWMGRSPDYKASFLGTLHANKELYAPFQENAERWYRESQEKVLYWNHAIINPPVDRQLPPDEVGDVYMKVEKETDAGLVVSGAKVVATGSAITHYNFIGHYGLPIRKKQFALVCTVPMNAPGVKLICRTSYAQQAARNGSPYDYPLSSRMDENDTIFVFDKVLVPWENVFMYGDVDRVNAFFPQSGFLPRFTFQGCTRLAVKLDFLAGLLLKALDCTGSGGFRGVQTRVGEVIGWRNLFWSLSESMARDPEQWVGDAVIPKLEYGLTYRMFMMQGYPRVKEIIEQDVASGLIYLPSGAADFHSPEVRPYLDKYVRGSDGITAVERVKVMKALWDSIGSEFGSRHELYERNYSGNHESVKAELLHAAQARGDVDAMKGFADEFLSEYDLDGWTVPDLF is encoded by the coding sequence ATGGACACCCTGACCGCGAGCGCGACCCACGAGGGCGCGCCGAGCGTCAACCCGGCGGCCGGCTCGCCGGCCAACCGCCGGCAGAGCTTCGCGTCGCGTCCGATGACCGGTGACGAGTACGTCGAGTCGCTGCGGGACGACCGCGAGATCCACCTCGGCGGCGAGCGGGTCGCCGACGTGACCACCCATCCCGCCTTCCGCAACCCGGTGCGGATGACCGCGCGCCTCTACGACGCCCTGCACACGGGGCCCCACGTCGACGAGCTGACCGTCCCCACCGACACCGGCAGTGGTGGGGTGACGATGCCGTTCTTCCGCACGCCGACGTCGTCCGCGGACCTGCTCAGGGAGCGCGACGCGATCGCCCGCTGGGCGCGGATGACGTGGGGGTGGATGGGCCGCTCGCCCGACTACAAGGCCAGCTTCCTGGGCACGCTGCACGCCAACAAGGAGCTCTACGCGCCGTTCCAGGAGAACGCCGAGCGCTGGTACCGCGAGTCGCAGGAGAAGGTCCTCTACTGGAACCACGCGATCATCAACCCGCCGGTGGACCGCCAGCTGCCGCCCGACGAGGTCGGTGACGTCTACATGAAGGTGGAGAAGGAGACCGACGCCGGCCTGGTCGTCTCCGGCGCCAAGGTCGTCGCGACGGGGAGCGCGATCACCCACTACAACTTCATCGGCCACTACGGGCTGCCGATCCGCAAGAAGCAGTTCGCGCTGGTGTGCACCGTGCCGATGAACGCCCCGGGCGTGAAGCTCATCTGCCGCACGTCCTACGCCCAGCAGGCCGCCCGGAACGGGTCGCCGTACGACTACCCGCTGTCGAGCCGCATGGACGAGAACGACACGATCTTCGTCTTCGACAAGGTGCTCGTGCCGTGGGAGAACGTCTTCATGTACGGCGACGTCGACCGCGTCAACGCCTTCTTCCCCCAGTCGGGCTTCCTGCCCCGGTTCACCTTCCAGGGCTGCACCCGCCTGGCCGTGAAGCTCGACTTCCTCGCCGGCCTGCTCCTGAAGGCGCTCGACTGCACCGGGTCCGGGGGCTTCCGTGGCGTGCAGACGCGCGTCGGTGAGGTGATCGGCTGGCGCAACCTGTTCTGGTCGCTGTCGGAGTCGATGGCCCGCGACCCCGAGCAGTGGGTGGGCGATGCCGTCATCCCGAAGCTGGAGTACGGCCTCACCTACCGGATGTTCATGATGCAGGGCTACCCGCGCGTCAAGGAGATCATCGAGCAGGACGTCGCGTCGGGGCTCATCTACCTGCCGTCCGGTGCCGCCGACTTCCACTCGCCGGAGGTGCGGCCCTACCTCGACAAGTACGTCCGCGGCTCCGACGGGATCACGGCCGTCGAGCGGGTCAAGGTGATGAAGGCGCTGTGGGACTCGATCGGCTCCGAGTTCGGCAGCCGGCACGAGCTCTACGAGCGCAACTACTCGGGCAACCACGAGAGCGTGAAGGCGGAGCTGCTGCACGCCGCGCAGGCGCGCGGCGACGTCGACGCGATGAAGGGCTTCGCCGACGAGTTCCTCTCCGAGTACGACCTCGACGGCTGGACGGTGCCCGATCTCTTCTGA
- a CDS encoding AraC family transcriptional regulator — MPRPEVDYDALSGAVSDAYFPHRLTVQRERPGPDATLRAVTLGSVRLARIGWGSDVAVESDHPGAWAVNVPRSGVLEARLGERHVLSVDGQATVCPPDVRTSMTHWSADCSILGMRVERDYLDKEVATLVGSSTRAMPQQLDLRGGAGLMWLTLVSSIGAEALRRPELVGDDPVARRLGATLTAALVMACYPEDVDRHSLQPRIVTRVVDALEADPSRQWTASDLAGIAGVGIRRLQQGFREHRGAAPLTVLHEIRLDRVHADLVAGGTTVAAAAHRWGFTHLGRFAAAYRDRFGVSPSQTLRS, encoded by the coding sequence GTGCCACGGCCCGAGGTCGACTACGACGCCCTGTCCGGCGCGGTCAGCGACGCCTACTTCCCGCACCGCCTGACGGTGCAGCGCGAACGCCCGGGCCCCGACGCCACCCTGCGCGCCGTCACCCTGGGGTCGGTCCGGCTGGCACGCATCGGCTGGGGCTCGGACGTGGCCGTCGAGTCCGACCACCCCGGTGCGTGGGCGGTCAACGTCCCGCGCAGCGGTGTCCTCGAGGCGCGGCTGGGCGAGCGCCACGTGCTCTCGGTCGACGGCCAGGCCACCGTGTGCCCACCCGACGTCCGCACGAGCATGACCCACTGGTCGGCCGACTGCTCGATCCTCGGCATGCGGGTCGAGCGCGACTACCTCGACAAGGAGGTCGCCACCCTCGTCGGCTCCTCGACCAGGGCGATGCCGCAGCAGCTCGACCTGCGGGGCGGCGCCGGGCTGATGTGGCTCACGCTGGTGTCCTCGATCGGCGCCGAGGCGCTGCGCAGGCCCGAGCTGGTCGGCGACGACCCGGTCGCCCGGCGGCTGGGCGCCACGCTCACCGCCGCGCTGGTCATGGCGTGCTACCCCGAGGACGTGGACCGCCACTCGCTGCAGCCGCGCATCGTCACGCGCGTCGTCGACGCCCTCGAGGCCGACCCGTCCCGCCAGTGGACCGCGTCCGACCTCGCCGGCATCGCCGGGGTCGGGATCAGGCGCCTCCAGCAGGGCTTCCGCGAGCACCGCGGCGCCGCGCCCCTGACGGTGCTGCACGAGATCCGGCTCGACCGGGTCCACGCCGACCTCGTCGCCGGCGGCACCACCGTGGCCGCCGCGGCCCACCGCTGGGGCTTCACCCACCTGGGCCGGTTCGCGGCGGCCTACCGCGACCGCTTCGGGGTGTCGCCCTCGCAGACGCTGCGGTCCTGA